The segment CGCTCGAGGGCGGCGGTGAACGTCTCGACGCGCTCGCGAAGACGGTCTCGATTGGCCTGGTAGTAGTCGGGGCCCGTTTCACGCAGCGCGTGCAAGACGGCGTGCTGGGCGGGCCGGCTGCCGGCGACGTTGACCAGCATGTGACGACTTCTCGCGCTCTCGACCAAATTTTTCGGGAAGACGGCGTAGCCGACTCGAAACCCCGTGATCGCCATCGACTTCGAAAACGAGTTGGTAACGATCCGGTGATCGGAGTCGACCGAGAGCGCGCTGGCGAAGGCCCCCGAGAGGTCGAAGTGATCGTAGACCTCGTCGCTCACGAGCACCGCGTCGTTTTCCTCGGCGATCGAAACCAGTTCGCGAACCGTCTCCTCGGGATAGACCGCACCGGTGGGGTTGTTCGGCGAGTTGACCACGATGGCGGCGGTCTCGGCGCTCGCCGCCGATCGAACGTCGTCCGGGTCGAGCCGTCCCGCGTCGTCGGTTTCGACGTAGGTCTGGGTCCCCTCGAGCATGGTCGTCTTCCCGGGATAGTACGGGTAGACCGGATCGGTCAGGATGACCTCGGACCCGCTGTCCCGCTCGAGAGCACGGGCCATCGCGAGGTAGTTCGCCTCGCCGGCTCCGTTGGTGACGACGACCTGTGAAACGTCCACGTTCCGGCGCGCGGCGATCTCCTCGCGCAGCTCGCGGAGCCCGTCGCTGGGCGGGTACTGAAACTGCTCGGGGTCGGCGCCGGCGTACTCGGAGAGCCCCTCTCGAAGCGCCGCGGGTGGCTCCCAGTCCGGGTTGCCGCTAACCATGTCGATGACGTCGCCGTCGGCATCGGCCGCGTACTGCATCACGCGAAAGAAAAGCGGCGTCTCGTAGTCCATGCGTTCGTGTGAGCGCCGACGGGTCGTGGATCTTTCGACACGCGGGAGGGAGGCAGGTACCGCCGAACTCGACGGCGGACCCACCTCACCGGTTCATTCAAACTGCCGGCTCTCGACCACTCGAGTATGAACGACGACATCGATCGCGAGCTTCCGATGCGGGTCGGCGACGCGCTCCGAGACGCCGAGGAGACCCTCGCCGTGGCCGAATCCTGTACCGGCGGGCTGATCGGCGCGACGATCACGGCGATTCCGGGCGCCAGCGACTACTTCGAAGCCGGGCTGACGACCTACGCGTACGACGCAAAGCGCCGCCACCTCGGGGTGAGCCGCGAGGCGCTCGACGAACACGGCGCGGTCTCCGAACCCGTCGCGCTCGAGATGGCTCGAGGCGTTCGAGACGTGACCGACGTGACGTGGGGACTCTCGGTAACGGGGGTCGCCGGCCCAACCGGCGGAACCGACGCCGACCCCGTCGGGACCGTCTACGTCGGCGTCTCCTACGCCGGACCGTGGGGAACCAATACCTCGGAGGCGACCGTCTCCCGTTACGAGTTCGACGGCGATCGGGCGGTCATTCGAGCGAAAACGGTCGAACAGGCGCTCGAGGACCTGATCGCCGCGATCGATCGAATTCACTGAGAGTGACTCGTACAGGGTCGGCCGTGGCGCGTCTCGACAGAAAGCTATTCCGTCCGTCGGTTCCCAGCCTCCGGTAGATGAACAAGAAGGGACACGTTCTCAATGCGGCCCTGTTGAGCATCGGGTTGGGGTACCTGCTCGAGCCGTCGGGGACCGAAGAGACGTTCGCGACGGTTCTGATGATCGGCGTTCCCGTCACCCTCGGGGCGCTCTTTCCCGACGTCGACACCGCGTTCGGAAAACACCGAAAGACGCTGCATAACCTGCCGATTCTGGTCGCGTTCGTCGCATTCCCGTATTTCTTCGAGAACCTCCAGTACGTCTGGATCGGGATCCTCACCCACTACGTGCTCGACGTCGCCGGGAGCAAGCGCGGTATCGCGCTCTTCTATCCGCTCTGGTCCGAGGAGTTCGGACTTCCGGTCGGCGTCGCCGTCAAGAGCAGGATGGCCGATCTGGTGACCGTCGTCGTCACCGGCGCGGAACTGGTCGTCGCCGCGATCATCATCTACCGGATTCCGCAGTTGAGTCTCGAGTTGGGCGGACAGGCGATCGGAACCGTGCTTGGATAGCCCTCGGAACGAGGCCATCGTCGCCATCGCAGTCCTCGGCAACGACGCTCGAGCAGAGTGGTTGTTCGCCCAGACCGAAGACCCATATCGAAACAGTTTGGTGACACGAATGCGGGCGTTGACTCAATGCAGCTCTCGCGGGACACGATGTTCGGGAGGCAGGCGCTGCTCTGGTGGGCCGTGCTCTCGAACGCGCTTTCGTTCCTCGGCGTTTTGCTCTGGAACTGGGACGTTACGACGCTGGTCTCGGTCTACTGGCTCGAGATCGGAATCGGACTGTTCTGGGCGACTCTCAAAGCCGGGTTCGCCGAGCGACCCGCCGACTATTCGTCGGAGATGTTTCTGTTCGGTGCGTTCCGGTACCGAAGGGGCGGCGTTTCGATTCCGCGAACGGATCTCGTGTGGTACCTTCACAATCTTCCGATAGTCGCCATTGCAGGGGTTGGCTTTGGCGGCGCGTGGATTACTATCGGCCTGCTGGCTATCGGACAGATGCCTGGGTTTCAGGAAGTTGTCCAACCCGGATCCGGGACCCTCTACTCGGTGCTTGTCGTCGGAATCAGTCTCTTCGTCGGTAACGGCTGGAAGACGATGTCGACCTACGTGAGTGGCCGGCGGTACCGTGAGCTAAACGCACAACAAGTCCTCCAAGATGCGCTCTGGCCGCTGTGGACTCTCGGGACTGTCATTATCGTCGTCGCACCCACCGTCGCTGGGGAAATAACGGCGCTCCTTTTTCTCGCCTCGCTACTCGTCGTGAAGTTCGCGTTCGATCTCGTCTGGACATTCTACGGGACGATGCTGTCGTTCGAGGAGGAACTCGGCGGCTCGCTCGAGGTCGACAAGACCGGAACCGGTCACGAGTGGGACCCGCGCCCGCTCGAGGAATCACGTCCTACAGACTCGATTCGATCGCACAGACTCGGTGTTCTTCTCGGCGGGGTGACGAACGGCGTCCGGTCGCTGGCGGGCACGCTCGTGGGCCTGTTCGGCGGGTGGGTTTGCTTCGTTCTCGTGATGGGCGCCGACCTCGTGGTTCTCGAGTGGCTCGCGGTCGCCCTCGCATTGTTGGGCGGGCTCGGCGTCTTCGATCATGTCCTCAGGCACTGGTGGACGAGGTACCAATTCGACGAAACCGACGATCTCGTCTGCTACGGCGCGCGGTCTGCCGGGCCGCACTGGCGACTCGATTTCGATCGGATCGAGTCACTCGAGCAGGACAGTTCCACCCCGGATCGACTGCTAGGAACGACGACGCTTCGCATCGATCTCGAAAACGGGGAACGGACGATTCGACTGCCACACCTCGAGAAGAGCAACGTTCAGAAGATCGAGGAGACGATCGGCACGTCAGCGGCGGATGCGAAACGCGCCGCGATTGGTACACCCTGAGAACTACTGGCTGTCCGCGTCGTGTTGGTTCGGCGTCCACTCCTGGCAAGGGTCCATGTCCTTCATCCCGCCGTCGTGGTAGCCGCAGTAGGGGACCATGCCCGAGTCGGTCCGGACGTACTCGAAGTGGTGGCAATTTCCGCAGTACCGGTCCGCCGGTTCGACCGGGCTCTCGGGCTGGACGGGGGTGTCTACGAGTTCCGCGTCCCGGCCGTCGCCCGTCTCGAGCGGCGACTCGAGCGATTCCGGTTCCGAACCGCCGTCGCTGGTCGGGACCGCCCCCGGTCCGGCTGGCGCGCCGTTCGTTCCACTCCCGCCGGCCGAGCGCATCTTCGAATCGCCGTCGACGTTCGTCTGCGTCTCGACGTCGCCGTCGGGATCGGCCCCGAAGAGGCCGACGCCGCCGAGCGCGCCGCCGCTCGAGTTGTCCACCTCGACGACTTTCGTTTCGCCCCGTCGAGTCACGTTCATCTCGAGCATCCCGCCTGGATCGTTCCGCGTCTTGAAGTTGACGACGGCGATGAACAGACAACAGACGGTGATGAACAGACCGAGGAGATAGACGACCGAAACGTGGAGTGTGAGTTGTTCGCCGTGTCCCCGCCAGTGGTACGGATACGCGTACGCGAACATGGCGACGCCGAGCGTGCAGAGACTCGTCCCGATCGCGGCCGCTGCCTTGACCCGACGCGAGGCGGGCAAGACGATGAAGACGCCGACGAACGCGGTCGGGACGCCGATGCCGGCCATGATTCCGGCCCCGCGAATCGGCCCCAGCGGATGGGGGAAGTACGACGAGAAAAAGTCGGTCGTCGCGACGAAGACGGCGACGACCGCCAGCATCGCCCCGAGAGCGACGAGCACCGCGCCCGCGTACAGCCGTCGGAGGCTCGACACCTCCCGTTCGTTTCCTCGATAGACCTCCGTCAGGCTGGTCATGATACAGCGGTTGGTACTCGGGCCACAAAAAATGATACGTCAGACAAGTCTCGAAATTCTGGGGGAACTGACCGTCTCGATCGATCACTCGCGTTGGACGTTTGCCCGACTCGAGTCGGATTCGCTTTCCACTCGAGACGGATTCGCGTCCCGCTCGAAGACGAACCGACTGTCTGGAGACGAGACTCAGTGCTCGAGGATGGGAACCGCGCCAGTGTGGGCACTCGAGCGCGCTCGTCGCCGCGCGCGGATGCTGCGGCCCCGTCGAATACCGACCGAAGCGAAAGCTTGAATCGACGGCCTTGCCAAGTCCCACCCATGAGCGACGAGGAGGAGGAGGAACCAGCGGTGACACTCGGCGAACGAACGGCGGTCGACGGAGCGCCCCTCGCCCGCGTGAGTTCTCGGCTCACCTGGCCCAAAGAAAAGAGCGAGGTCGACCGACTCGAGGGCGACAGCGTCGTTCGGACGCCGGACGGTCCGCGGGAACTCTCCGAGATACTCGCCGACGTGGACGAGACCTACTTCGAGCGCTACCAGGAGTTCGAAACGCACGTCAGGGACGTCATCGGGACCGGCCCCATCCAGACGGCGGACGAGTAACCACCCGTGGCGACCGAAGACGCGACTGCCGGTGGCTGGGTTCGCGATCAGTTCGACCGCCTCTCGTGGGTCCAGAAGTCGCTGCTACTCGGCGCGATACTGACGATCATCTGGATGCGGGTCGTTCCGCCGGAGCTGGGCGAGCGCGTCGTCGTCGACAGCGTCCTGTTGATCGGCGGCCCGCTCGCGCTGGGGCTGACCCACGGCCGGCGCATCGGCTGGACCGTCGACCGAGCGGCGATCCGAAACGCCGTCGCGCTCTCGCTTTTCGTCCTGCCGTTTTATCTCGTGGGATCGACCCTCCCGACGATCCGGAGCTTCTACCCGATGTGGGAGACGTCGGCCGCCCTCGGCGAGTTCGTTCCGCACGCGATCAAACTCTTCACGCTCGCGCTCGCCGCGGAAACGTACTACCGGGGACTGCTCTGTGTTGGGGTGCGAGAGCTCGGATACAAGGCGATTTTCATCAGCCCGATCGTCTACATGATTCACCACTCCTCGAAGCCGCCGATCGAGTTCTTACTCTCCGGGCCGACGGACGTCCTCTTCGGCGCAGTCGACTACAACTCTGGGTCGATACTCCCGTCGGTCATCGCCCACGGCGTCGGTCTCGTCTTCCTCGACTGGCTGGTGTTACACGAGCCGCTTTTCGACCCGGCACCACTCCTCGAGGCCATTAGCTGGCTCCCCGTTCCGCTGTGAGCGATTCGAATTCGTTTCCCGGTCGAGTTGCGTTGCCGTTGTCAACACACGGATCTGATCTCGAGCGAGGATTCGGTTCGGGAGGGTGTTCGATTCGGCACGATTTTTCAGGCCCGAACGCGAACTATCGTCCATGGCGCTTCCAATCGATCCGACCGCTATCGATCCCGAAGACTACGGCGAACACAAGGCAGTCCTCGAGATGGATCACGAGGAAGCCATCGAGCACACGCGCGAGGTCTTCGAGGCGGAGGGGTTCGGTGTCCCGGCCGAGTTCTCGCCGTCGGATCTGCTCAACGAGAAAGTCGACGCCGATCGGGACCCCTACTACGTCCTCGGTGCCTGTAATCCGAATATTGCCGATCAGGTCCTCGACGTGACCGAGAAGATGGGCGGGCTCTTTCCCTGCAACGTCGTCATCTGGGAGGAATCGCCGGGACGACAGGTCGTCTACCACATCTCGATCATGAAAATCGCTCGCCTGCTCGGCATCGCCCCCGACGACGAGAACTGGCAGGACATCGTCGACGAAACGGGCGAGATGGTCGATACCGCGTACTCGAACCTCTAGATCGCGCTTTTTTCGAACCCGTCCCCCGCCGATCGCCGTGGAGCGAGGGAGTTCAGACGAGAATCACGGCTCGCTCGAGTCGGTCTCGTCCTCAGGTGTGGTGGGCTCGTCGACACCAGCGCTCGACTCCTCAGCGGGCGTGTTTGGCCCCTCAGCGGGCCCGTTCGAGCCCTCGGCGAGGCCGGCCTCTTCCTCGAGTTCCTCGATGTAGCGCTCGCCGTCGTATTGGACGTAGCCCGTGTAGAGCATGATGAGCCCGAACAGGACCAGCGGGACGCCGAACAACAGGAACAGCGCCGCGAGCGCGGTGAGGAGGTCGGGCGGGAGGGGTCCCTGAGCGATCATACGCTCGTTCTGTGTCGAACCGGCTAAAGTAGTTCCGTTCGTTGACGGCCACACGATGGAATTACACCGAAACGGACATGCGTGGGACCCTGACGCGTACGACGGCTCACACTCGTTCGTCTCCGAGTACGGCGAAGACCTGCTCGAGTGGCTCGATCCCGAACCTGGCGACCGGGTACTCGACGTCGGTTGTGGAACGGGACAGCTATCGGCAGAGATCGCCTCCCGAGGAGCCGGTGTCGTCGGAATTGATACCTCCGAAGCGATGATCGAGCGCGCGCGGTCGTCGCATTCGAACTGTTCGTTCGTCCGTGCGGATGCGACCGAGTTTGATCTCGACGAGCCGTTCGACGCCGTCTTCTCGAACGCGGCGTTACACTGGATCAGCGACCAAGACGCCGCCCTCGAATCGATTCGAAACGCGCTCCGTCCGGGCGGCCGATTCGTGGCCGAACTCGGTGGCGCTGGCAACGTCCGATCGATCGTCGACGCGCTCGAGACGGAACTGCGCGAACGAGGCTACGAAGCCGCGAACCCATGGTACTTCCCCTCGATCGGCGAGTACGCGCCGCGACTCGAGACACACGGTTTCGAGGTTCGCTCGGCGAGGTTGTTCGACCGACCGACGGAACTCGAGAACGGCGAGGAGGGCCTCGAAGACTGGCTCACGATGTTCGGCGATTCGTTTTTCGAATCGGTTCCAGCCGACGAACGGGATGCAATCGTCGCCGCGGTCGAAGACGAACTCAGGCCGACGCTGTTTCAGGACGGCTCTTGGGTCGCAGACTATCGGCGGCTTCGGTTCGCCGCAGTCGCGCTCGAAGAGTAGTCACTCGAGGCTGCAGACTGATTATCGCGTTGTGCTTCGGGCGCTACGTCCCGCTCGAGAAGGCGTCGAGACTGGACTGCAACCCGGCGGCGAGTTCGGATTTCCTGCGGAGTCGCTGGTAGGAGACGGGCAGTTGCTGTGCGACGTGTGCGACCGCGTCGTGGAACGTTTCGGCCTCGCCGTACTCGCCGGCGATCGATTCGCGGCCGCCGGGGCCGTTCGCGTCGGCGCTGCCGGGCGCGCCCTCGAAGGCGTTCCTGACGCTCTCGCGGACCTGCCAGACGCCGACGGGCGCCCAGTAGTCGTCGCTGACCTCGCGCAACACGAGACACTTGGCCTGTCTGCCGATCGACTCGAGGTGCTCGAGCACGCCGAGTCGCGCGGCGTAGTACGCGCCCGCGGTCTCCTCGACGTAGCCGGTTCGGCCCTCGTAGCCCTCGCTCGCGCTCGCCATCCAGACCGCGTCGTGTGGGTCGGGGTTCCAGATGCTGCCGGGGGCTTTCATCTCGACGAGTTCGAACTCCCACCGGCCGGGTGCGAGGACGATCCAGTACCGATTGCCCATGTACTCGTTGGCCCAAACCTGTACCTCGTCGATGCTCGGATTCGTCCGAATCTGCCCGCGGACGAACTGGCCGACGGTGTCGTCGACGGCGGTGATCGACCACCGCGTCGGGACAAGTCGGCGCTGTTTGGTCTCGCCCAGCGCGCCCGCCGAGAGGATCGAGTTGATCTCGTAGACGTCGAACCCGCGGCGATAGAGGTAGGTCATCGCCCCCTGGGCCTGCCAGTCGTCGTCCTCTAAGGTCTTTTTCACTGCTCGCGGAACGTGGGGATTCTCCCGCAAGTCCGCGTCTCTGGCGTTGGCTCGAGGGCCCCGCGGCGTCGCCACGTCGGTTCCCGCGTCGAGGCCGAGATCGGGCGTGTCGTCGAGTCCGATCTCGAGGTCGACCGGCCGGTCCGAGATCGCCACCTCGCGCTGGACGCCGACGAAGCCGTCCCAGACGTCGTCGACCGACGGCGCGAGCCGACTCGCGATGCTCGGGGAGTCGACGTTGGCGGATTTGCTCGAGTTCAACAGCCCGGTTCGGCGCTGGAGGACGTCGTCGATGGCGTAGCCCTGCTGGTACCACGCCCCGTCGGTGACGTACTCCTCGGCCCGATCTTCGTCGCCGACGGGCGAGAGCAGACCGATCGGGATGTCCGGATAGTTGGATCGCCCGACGAAGATAGAGGGGGCCGTCGACCCGACGAGCGTATCGCCCGAAAGCGACTGTTCGAAGTTCCGCTCGAAGTCCTCGAGGTGGTCCGTGATCGCGTAGGACTTCTCCTTCGCGAGCCGCCG is part of the Halostagnicola kamekurae genome and harbors:
- a CDS encoding pyridoxal phosphate-dependent aminotransferase, coding for MDYETPLFFRVMQYAADADGDVIDMVSGNPDWEPPAALREGLSEYAGADPEQFQYPPSDGLRELREEIAARRNVDVSQVVVTNGAGEANYLAMARALERDSGSEVILTDPVYPYYPGKTTMLEGTQTYVETDDAGRLDPDDVRSAASAETAAIVVNSPNNPTGAVYPEETVRELVSIAEENDAVLVSDEVYDHFDLSGAFASALSVDSDHRIVTNSFSKSMAITGFRVGYAVFPKNLVESARSRHMLVNVAGSRPAQHAVLHALRETGPDYYQANRDRLRERVETFTAALERAGATYTKPSGSFYVLVRFDGFPGTLENVERLIDEAGVAGMPGNAFGSAREDWLRFALVTPRVEDAADRLVEYFG
- a CDS encoding CinA family protein; protein product: MNDDIDRELPMRVGDALRDAEETLAVAESCTGGLIGATITAIPGASDYFEAGLTTYAYDAKRRHLGVSREALDEHGAVSEPVALEMARGVRDVTDVTWGLSVTGVAGPTGGTDADPVGTVYVGVSYAGPWGTNTSEATVSRYEFDGDRAVIRAKTVEQALEDLIAAIDRIH
- a CDS encoding metal-dependent hydrolase, yielding MNKKGHVLNAALLSIGLGYLLEPSGTEETFATVLMIGVPVTLGALFPDVDTAFGKHRKTLHNLPILVAFVAFPYFFENLQYVWIGILTHYVLDVAGSKRGIALFYPLWSEEFGLPVGVAVKSRMADLVTVVVTGAELVVAAIIIYRIPQLSLELGGQAIGTVLG
- a CDS encoding DUF6498-containing protein; its protein translation is MQLSRDTMFGRQALLWWAVLSNALSFLGVLLWNWDVTTLVSVYWLEIGIGLFWATLKAGFAERPADYSSEMFLFGAFRYRRGGVSIPRTDLVWYLHNLPIVAIAGVGFGGAWITIGLLAIGQMPGFQEVVQPGSGTLYSVLVVGISLFVGNGWKTMSTYVSGRRYRELNAQQVLQDALWPLWTLGTVIIVVAPTVAGEITALLFLASLLVVKFAFDLVWTFYGTMLSFEEELGGSLEVDKTGTGHEWDPRPLEESRPTDSIRSHRLGVLLGGVTNGVRSLAGTLVGLFGGWVCFVLVMGADLVVLEWLAVALALLGGLGVFDHVLRHWWTRYQFDETDDLVCYGARSAGPHWRLDFDRIESLEQDSSTPDRLLGTTTLRIDLENGERTIRLPHLEKSNVQKIEETIGTSAADAKRAAIGTP
- a CDS encoding DUF7139 domain-containing protein, translating into MTSLTEVYRGNEREVSSLRRLYAGAVLVALGAMLAVVAVFVATTDFFSSYFPHPLGPIRGAGIMAGIGVPTAFVGVFIVLPASRRVKAAAAIGTSLCTLGVAMFAYAYPYHWRGHGEQLTLHVSVVYLLGLFITVCCLFIAVVNFKTRNDPGGMLEMNVTRRGETKVVEVDNSSGGALGGVGLFGADPDGDVETQTNVDGDSKMRSAGGSGTNGAPAGPGAVPTSDGGSEPESLESPLETGDGRDAELVDTPVQPESPVEPADRYCGNCHHFEYVRTDSGMVPYCGYHDGGMKDMDPCQEWTPNQHDADSQ
- a CDS encoding DUF5789 family protein; this encodes MSDEEEEEPAVTLGERTAVDGAPLARVSSRLTWPKEKSEVDRLEGDSVVRTPDGPRELSEILADVDETYFERYQEFETHVRDVIGTGPIQTADE
- a CDS encoding CPBP family intramembrane glutamic endopeptidase — its product is MATEDATAGGWVRDQFDRLSWVQKSLLLGAILTIIWMRVVPPELGERVVVDSVLLIGGPLALGLTHGRRIGWTVDRAAIRNAVALSLFVLPFYLVGSTLPTIRSFYPMWETSAALGEFVPHAIKLFTLALAAETYYRGLLCVGVRELGYKAIFISPIVYMIHHSSKPPIEFLLSGPTDVLFGAVDYNSGSILPSVIAHGVGLVFLDWLVLHEPLFDPAPLLEAISWLPVPL
- a CDS encoding DUF302 domain-containing protein, whose protein sequence is MALPIDPTAIDPEDYGEHKAVLEMDHEEAIEHTREVFEAEGFGVPAEFSPSDLLNEKVDADRDPYYVLGACNPNIADQVLDVTEKMGGLFPCNVVIWEESPGRQVVYHISIMKIARLLGIAPDDENWQDIVDETGEMVDTAYSNL
- a CDS encoding class I SAM-dependent methyltransferase; amino-acid sequence: MELHRNGHAWDPDAYDGSHSFVSEYGEDLLEWLDPEPGDRVLDVGCGTGQLSAEIASRGAGVVGIDTSEAMIERARSSHSNCSFVRADATEFDLDEPFDAVFSNAALHWISDQDAALESIRNALRPGGRFVAELGGAGNVRSIVDALETELRERGYEAANPWYFPSIGEYAPRLETHGFEVRSARLFDRPTELENGEEGLEDWLTMFGDSFFESVPADERDAIVAAVEDELRPTLFQDGSWVADYRRLRFAAVALEE
- the nreA gene encoding DNA repair protein NreA yields the protein MRLDDYIEELEPDEEAERRRLAKEKSYAITDHLEDFERNFEQSLSGDTLVGSTAPSIFVGRSNYPDIPIGLLSPVGDEDRAEEYVTDGAWYQQGYAIDDVLQRRTGLLNSSKSANVDSPSIASRLAPSVDDVWDGFVGVQREVAISDRPVDLEIGLDDTPDLGLDAGTDVATPRGPRANARDADLRENPHVPRAVKKTLEDDDWQAQGAMTYLYRRGFDVYEINSILSAGALGETKQRRLVPTRWSITAVDDTVGQFVRGQIRTNPSIDEVQVWANEYMGNRYWIVLAPGRWEFELVEMKAPGSIWNPDPHDAVWMASASEGYEGRTGYVEETAGAYYAARLGVLEHLESIGRQAKCLVLREVSDDYWAPVGVWQVRESVRNAFEGAPGSADANGPGGRESIAGEYGEAETFHDAVAHVAQQLPVSYQRLRRKSELAAGLQSSLDAFSSGT